A genomic window from Plodia interpunctella isolate USDA-ARS_2022_Savannah chromosome 29, ilPloInte3.2, whole genome shotgun sequence includes:
- the LOC128682283 gene encoding uncharacterized protein LOC128682283 isoform X1 — protein sequence MLLISVIFLLFELATCTLWPKGIVHYSINPKHYDPHSQDVMIGTFRKIQSEVCVKFFNMPANHTADSQRVLYIHNPNREKLCPPRSYDFNRTVVDMTIGYKCVNEKDISRMVVEMLKASIQKSEPIVNSQDLLKKFQEKSENINQSVLSGKDRNYINVNYFKECGGLGQRSVPSRRQQGDGDPDSSGLTAANREYYRSKVWPMAIVVYKVNPKLKKSQDFETVLRAMRIIETEPTEVVFQEADDDDVLKARNMIVFEEEGADWPNLGFQEGIQVLKLSSIARCEDPGHSSHALMMMMRILGLPMMSNRYDRDNYVKIHWKNVQKGEELYLEKAPEAAWLKSIPYDFTSVTHAPANFLCPGCLTTYTVEPVQDHLWHRTLQMGHPTKLSPDDVNLIRVVYAEERTSILKPNVPQPTEKSEADDKEYDGEDEINEPDESVTRRTDVDNSQYVKGESRYIWFPDGNRMPSLVDLQAPIPAANGTASPNVYLLFTRSNPVNPQVIEIENASTASNSNYDAKKPLVVIVHGWMSDRHSEINVLVRDAFLEAHDVNVIILDWTKKAGKLYTIAMSAVPRVGRSLAEFLTWLIETSGGDWNKVHLVGFSLGAHVVGKAGKITGGKPARVTEFLVVLDPAGPLWDGKEARDTISVAGQYVEAIHTNGDALGLYQKVAHADFYPNGGKIQPGCDCIDSHCRAYELFAATVRKNHLVGYSCDDMKQALEVQCSGSALNMGNGNFYKRGNGIYGLKTDKKWPY from the exons atgttattaatttctgtaatatttttattattcgagCTTGCGACATGTACTCTGTGGCCAAAAGGAATTGTACATTATTCGATAAATCCCAAGCATTATG ACCCCCACTCCCAGGACGTGATGATTGGAACGTTCAGGAAGATCCAGAGCGAGGTGTGCGTGAAGTTCTTCAACATGCCCGCGAACCACACCGCGGACAGCCAGCGCGTGCTCTACATCCACAACCCCAACAGGGAGAAGCTCTGTCCGCCGAGGAGTTACGATTTTAACAGAACGGTTGTC GACATGACCATCGGATACAAATGTGTGAACGAGAAGGATATTAGCAGGATGGTTGTGGAAATGTTGAAAGCCAGTATTCAGAAATCCG aaccTATTGTCAATAGTCAAGATTTGTTgaagaaatttcaagaaaag AGTGAAAACATCAATCAGTCAGTGCTGAGTGGAAAAGATCGTAACTACATCAACGTAAACTACTTCAAGGAGTGCGGCGGTTTGGGTCAGCGCAGCGTCCCTTCGAGACGGCAG CAAGGCGATGGTGATCCGGACTCGTCTGGATTAACGGCGGCGAACAGAGAATACTATAGGTCCAAAGTGTGGCCAATGGCGATTGTTGTTTACAAGGTCAACCCGAAACTGA AAAAATCTCAAGACTTTGAAACTGTGTTGCGAGCAATGCGGATAATCGAGACTGAGCCTACTGAAGTTGTGTTCCAagaggctgatgatgatgacgttCTAAAAGCGAGAAACATGATCGTTTTTGAGGAGGAGGGCGCTGATTGGCCCAACTTGGGCTTTCAGGAGGGCATCCAA GTGCTAAAGTTATCATCGATAGCGCGTTGCGAAGACCCTGGGCACTCGTCGCACgcgctgatgatgatgatgaggatCCTGGGGCTGCCCATGATGTCCAACCGCTACGACCGCGACAACTACGTCAAGATACACTGGAAGAATGTGCAGAAAG GTGAAGAGCTATACTTAGAGAAGGCACCGGAAGCGGCGTGGCTGAAGAGTATCCCCTACGACTTCACCAGCGTGACGCACGCGCCCGCCAACTTCCTGTGTCCGGGCTGTCTCACCACTTACACTGTGGAACCTGTACAG GACCACCTGTGGCACCGCACGTTACAGATGGGTCACCCCACCAAACTGTCACCGGACGATGTAAACCTGATCCGCGTAGTTTATGCTGAAGAACGTACTTCTATACTCAAACCGAATGTTCCCCAACCCACGGAAAAAAGCGAAGCGGACGATAAAGAATATGATGGCGAAGATGAAATCAATGAAC CCGATGAGAGCGTGACGCGAAGGACGGACGTGGACAACAGCCAGTATGTGAAGGGAGAGAGCCGGTACATATGGTTTCCTGACGGCAATCGGATGCCGAGTCTTGTGGACCTCCAGGCTCCTATACCAGCCGCAAACGGAACGGCTTCACCAAACGTTTACTTGCTGTTCACTAG ATCCAATCCAGTTAATCCTCAAGTAATCGAAATCGAAAATGCCAGTACTGCCTCAAATTCAAACTACGATGCAAAAAAACCTCTAGTCGTCATTGTCCACGGCTGGATGAGCGATAGGCACTCCGAAATCAATGTTTTGGTTAGAGATGCCTTCCTTGAAGCTCACGATGTCAATGTAATCATATTAGATTGGACAAAAAAAGCTGGAAAATTGTATACAATAGCAATGAGCGCCGTGCCGCGCGTCGGTAGAAGCCTAGCAGAATTTTTGACTTGGCTCATTGAAACTTCTGGAGGGGATTGGAACAAAGTGCACTTAGTTGGGTTCAGTCTGGGGGCCCATGTCGTCGGTAAAGCTGGAAAAATTACTGGAGGGAAGCCGGCTCGTGTCacag AATTTTTGGTAGTGTTAGATCCTGCGGGGCCCCTGTGGGACGGGAAGGAGGCGCGCGACACGATCTCCGTCGCGGGCCAGTACGTGGAGGCCATTCACACCAACGGCGACGCGCTCGGGCTGTACCAGAAGGTCGCCCACGCTGACTTCTATCCCAACGGCGGGAAGATTCAGCCAG gTTGTGACTGCATCGACTCTCACTGCCGTGCATACGAGCTTTTTGCCGCGACCGTTCGCAAAAACCACCTCGTCGGATATTCCTGCGACGATATGAAACAAGCCCTTGAAGTGCAGTGCTCGGGGTCAGCCCTCAACATGGGCAACGGGAATTTTTACAAGCGAGG
- the LOC128682283 gene encoding uncharacterized protein LOC128682283 isoform X2 produces the protein MLLISVIFLLFELATCTLWPKGIVHYSINPKHYDPHSQDVMIGTFRKIQSEVCVKFFNMPANHTADSQRVLYIHNPNREKLCPPRSYDFNRTVVDMTIGYKCVNEKDISRMVVEMLKASIQKSEPIVNSQDLLKKFQEKSENINQSVLSGKDRNYINVNYFKECGGLGQRSVPSRRQQGDGDPDSSGLTAANREYYRSKVWPMAIVVYKVNPKLKKSQDFETVLRAMRIIETEPTEVVFQEADDDDVLKARNMIVFEEEGADWPNLGFQEGIQVLKLSSIARCEDPGHSSHALMMMMRILGLPMMSNRYDRDNYVKIHWKNVQKGEELYLEKAPEAAWLKSIPYDFTSVTHAPANFLCPGCLTTYTVEPVQDHLWHRTLQMGHPTKLSPDDVNLIRVVYAEERTSILKPNVPQPTEKSEADDKEYDGEDEINEPDESVTRRTDVDNSQYVKGESRYIWFPDGNRMPSLVDLQAPIPAANGTASPNVYLLFTRSNPVNPQVIEIENASTASNSNYDAKKPLVVIVHGWMSDRHSEINVLVRDAFLEAHDVNVIILDWTKKAGKLYTIAMSAVPRVGRSLAEFLTWLIETSGGDWNKVHLVGFSLGAHVVGKAGKITGGKPARVTVLDPAGPLWDGKEARDTISVAGQYVEAIHTNGDALGLYQKVAHADFYPNGGKIQPGCDCIDSHCRAYELFAATVRKNHLVGYSCDDMKQALEVQCSGSALNMGNGNFYKRGNGIYGLKTDKKWPY, from the exons atgttattaatttctgtaatatttttattattcgagCTTGCGACATGTACTCTGTGGCCAAAAGGAATTGTACATTATTCGATAAATCCCAAGCATTATG ACCCCCACTCCCAGGACGTGATGATTGGAACGTTCAGGAAGATCCAGAGCGAGGTGTGCGTGAAGTTCTTCAACATGCCCGCGAACCACACCGCGGACAGCCAGCGCGTGCTCTACATCCACAACCCCAACAGGGAGAAGCTCTGTCCGCCGAGGAGTTACGATTTTAACAGAACGGTTGTC GACATGACCATCGGATACAAATGTGTGAACGAGAAGGATATTAGCAGGATGGTTGTGGAAATGTTGAAAGCCAGTATTCAGAAATCCG aaccTATTGTCAATAGTCAAGATTTGTTgaagaaatttcaagaaaag AGTGAAAACATCAATCAGTCAGTGCTGAGTGGAAAAGATCGTAACTACATCAACGTAAACTACTTCAAGGAGTGCGGCGGTTTGGGTCAGCGCAGCGTCCCTTCGAGACGGCAG CAAGGCGATGGTGATCCGGACTCGTCTGGATTAACGGCGGCGAACAGAGAATACTATAGGTCCAAAGTGTGGCCAATGGCGATTGTTGTTTACAAGGTCAACCCGAAACTGA AAAAATCTCAAGACTTTGAAACTGTGTTGCGAGCAATGCGGATAATCGAGACTGAGCCTACTGAAGTTGTGTTCCAagaggctgatgatgatgacgttCTAAAAGCGAGAAACATGATCGTTTTTGAGGAGGAGGGCGCTGATTGGCCCAACTTGGGCTTTCAGGAGGGCATCCAA GTGCTAAAGTTATCATCGATAGCGCGTTGCGAAGACCCTGGGCACTCGTCGCACgcgctgatgatgatgatgaggatCCTGGGGCTGCCCATGATGTCCAACCGCTACGACCGCGACAACTACGTCAAGATACACTGGAAGAATGTGCAGAAAG GTGAAGAGCTATACTTAGAGAAGGCACCGGAAGCGGCGTGGCTGAAGAGTATCCCCTACGACTTCACCAGCGTGACGCACGCGCCCGCCAACTTCCTGTGTCCGGGCTGTCTCACCACTTACACTGTGGAACCTGTACAG GACCACCTGTGGCACCGCACGTTACAGATGGGTCACCCCACCAAACTGTCACCGGACGATGTAAACCTGATCCGCGTAGTTTATGCTGAAGAACGTACTTCTATACTCAAACCGAATGTTCCCCAACCCACGGAAAAAAGCGAAGCGGACGATAAAGAATATGATGGCGAAGATGAAATCAATGAAC CCGATGAGAGCGTGACGCGAAGGACGGACGTGGACAACAGCCAGTATGTGAAGGGAGAGAGCCGGTACATATGGTTTCCTGACGGCAATCGGATGCCGAGTCTTGTGGACCTCCAGGCTCCTATACCAGCCGCAAACGGAACGGCTTCACCAAACGTTTACTTGCTGTTCACTAG ATCCAATCCAGTTAATCCTCAAGTAATCGAAATCGAAAATGCCAGTACTGCCTCAAATTCAAACTACGATGCAAAAAAACCTCTAGTCGTCATTGTCCACGGCTGGATGAGCGATAGGCACTCCGAAATCAATGTTTTGGTTAGAGATGCCTTCCTTGAAGCTCACGATGTCAATGTAATCATATTAGATTGGACAAAAAAAGCTGGAAAATTGTATACAATAGCAATGAGCGCCGTGCCGCGCGTCGGTAGAAGCCTAGCAGAATTTTTGACTTGGCTCATTGAAACTTCTGGAGGGGATTGGAACAAAGTGCACTTAGTTGGGTTCAGTCTGGGGGCCCATGTCGTCGGTAAAGCTGGAAAAATTACTGGAGGGAAGCCGGCTCGTGTCacag TGTTAGATCCTGCGGGGCCCCTGTGGGACGGGAAGGAGGCGCGCGACACGATCTCCGTCGCGGGCCAGTACGTGGAGGCCATTCACACCAACGGCGACGCGCTCGGGCTGTACCAGAAGGTCGCCCACGCTGACTTCTATCCCAACGGCGGGAAGATTCAGCCAG gTTGTGACTGCATCGACTCTCACTGCCGTGCATACGAGCTTTTTGCCGCGACCGTTCGCAAAAACCACCTCGTCGGATATTCCTGCGACGATATGAAACAAGCCCTTGAAGTGCAGTGCTCGGGGTCAGCCCTCAACATGGGCAACGGGAATTTTTACAAGCGAGG
- the LOC128682283 gene encoding uncharacterized protein LOC128682283 isoform X3: MLLISVIFLLFELATCTLWPKGIVHYSINPKHYDPHSQDVMIGTFRKIQSEVCVKFFNMPANHTADSQRVLYIHNPNREKLCPPRSYDFNRTVVDMTIGYKCVNEKDISRMVVEMLKASIQKSEPIVNSQDLLKKFQEKQGDGDPDSSGLTAANREYYRSKVWPMAIVVYKVNPKLKKSQDFETVLRAMRIIETEPTEVVFQEADDDDVLKARNMIVFEEEGADWPNLGFQEGIQVLKLSSIARCEDPGHSSHALMMMMRILGLPMMSNRYDRDNYVKIHWKNVQKGEELYLEKAPEAAWLKSIPYDFTSVTHAPANFLCPGCLTTYTVEPVQDHLWHRTLQMGHPTKLSPDDVNLIRVVYAEERTSILKPNVPQPTEKSEADDKEYDGEDEINEPDESVTRRTDVDNSQYVKGESRYIWFPDGNRMPSLVDLQAPIPAANGTASPNVYLLFTRSNPVNPQVIEIENASTASNSNYDAKKPLVVIVHGWMSDRHSEINVLVRDAFLEAHDVNVIILDWTKKAGKLYTIAMSAVPRVGRSLAEFLTWLIETSGGDWNKVHLVGFSLGAHVVGKAGKITGGKPARVTEFLVVLDPAGPLWDGKEARDTISVAGQYVEAIHTNGDALGLYQKVAHADFYPNGGKIQPGCDCIDSHCRAYELFAATVRKNHLVGYSCDDMKQALEVQCSGSALNMGNGNFYKRGNGIYGLKTDKKWPY; the protein is encoded by the exons atgttattaatttctgtaatatttttattattcgagCTTGCGACATGTACTCTGTGGCCAAAAGGAATTGTACATTATTCGATAAATCCCAAGCATTATG ACCCCCACTCCCAGGACGTGATGATTGGAACGTTCAGGAAGATCCAGAGCGAGGTGTGCGTGAAGTTCTTCAACATGCCCGCGAACCACACCGCGGACAGCCAGCGCGTGCTCTACATCCACAACCCCAACAGGGAGAAGCTCTGTCCGCCGAGGAGTTACGATTTTAACAGAACGGTTGTC GACATGACCATCGGATACAAATGTGTGAACGAGAAGGATATTAGCAGGATGGTTGTGGAAATGTTGAAAGCCAGTATTCAGAAATCCG aaccTATTGTCAATAGTCAAGATTTGTTgaagaaatttcaagaaaag CAAGGCGATGGTGATCCGGACTCGTCTGGATTAACGGCGGCGAACAGAGAATACTATAGGTCCAAAGTGTGGCCAATGGCGATTGTTGTTTACAAGGTCAACCCGAAACTGA AAAAATCTCAAGACTTTGAAACTGTGTTGCGAGCAATGCGGATAATCGAGACTGAGCCTACTGAAGTTGTGTTCCAagaggctgatgatgatgacgttCTAAAAGCGAGAAACATGATCGTTTTTGAGGAGGAGGGCGCTGATTGGCCCAACTTGGGCTTTCAGGAGGGCATCCAA GTGCTAAAGTTATCATCGATAGCGCGTTGCGAAGACCCTGGGCACTCGTCGCACgcgctgatgatgatgatgaggatCCTGGGGCTGCCCATGATGTCCAACCGCTACGACCGCGACAACTACGTCAAGATACACTGGAAGAATGTGCAGAAAG GTGAAGAGCTATACTTAGAGAAGGCACCGGAAGCGGCGTGGCTGAAGAGTATCCCCTACGACTTCACCAGCGTGACGCACGCGCCCGCCAACTTCCTGTGTCCGGGCTGTCTCACCACTTACACTGTGGAACCTGTACAG GACCACCTGTGGCACCGCACGTTACAGATGGGTCACCCCACCAAACTGTCACCGGACGATGTAAACCTGATCCGCGTAGTTTATGCTGAAGAACGTACTTCTATACTCAAACCGAATGTTCCCCAACCCACGGAAAAAAGCGAAGCGGACGATAAAGAATATGATGGCGAAGATGAAATCAATGAAC CCGATGAGAGCGTGACGCGAAGGACGGACGTGGACAACAGCCAGTATGTGAAGGGAGAGAGCCGGTACATATGGTTTCCTGACGGCAATCGGATGCCGAGTCTTGTGGACCTCCAGGCTCCTATACCAGCCGCAAACGGAACGGCTTCACCAAACGTTTACTTGCTGTTCACTAG ATCCAATCCAGTTAATCCTCAAGTAATCGAAATCGAAAATGCCAGTACTGCCTCAAATTCAAACTACGATGCAAAAAAACCTCTAGTCGTCATTGTCCACGGCTGGATGAGCGATAGGCACTCCGAAATCAATGTTTTGGTTAGAGATGCCTTCCTTGAAGCTCACGATGTCAATGTAATCATATTAGATTGGACAAAAAAAGCTGGAAAATTGTATACAATAGCAATGAGCGCCGTGCCGCGCGTCGGTAGAAGCCTAGCAGAATTTTTGACTTGGCTCATTGAAACTTCTGGAGGGGATTGGAACAAAGTGCACTTAGTTGGGTTCAGTCTGGGGGCCCATGTCGTCGGTAAAGCTGGAAAAATTACTGGAGGGAAGCCGGCTCGTGTCacag AATTTTTGGTAGTGTTAGATCCTGCGGGGCCCCTGTGGGACGGGAAGGAGGCGCGCGACACGATCTCCGTCGCGGGCCAGTACGTGGAGGCCATTCACACCAACGGCGACGCGCTCGGGCTGTACCAGAAGGTCGCCCACGCTGACTTCTATCCCAACGGCGGGAAGATTCAGCCAG gTTGTGACTGCATCGACTCTCACTGCCGTGCATACGAGCTTTTTGCCGCGACCGTTCGCAAAAACCACCTCGTCGGATATTCCTGCGACGATATGAAACAAGCCCTTGAAGTGCAGTGCTCGGGGTCAGCCCTCAACATGGGCAACGGGAATTTTTACAAGCGAGG
- the LOC128682294 gene encoding zinc finger protein 84-like, which yields MPDTLAACRVCLAVDVRLLTIAGSLQLVYEKITNNALHADGKPVVACYICHAQLDKCRKLMLTSEQAENVLDAILHRHSEITKESIGIIDREAHGLCGSLLHCGAVHYNSDLPYPIVVKTELDSDASTESVRIKVESDKDPLPICNIDDMKWDSDLEDPITLLQPYDIDIETTEHAEQGADSASGSCKGKPTKKGTNTKRQCKSRNSNIRSARGPYECDMCQRRFKNSEPLKMHYRTHTGEKPYQCDVCNYRFSVKNNLMRHMKTHTGEKPYLCDICQRGFSRKNHLVGHARTHASEKRSTLYSCEVCARSLSSKSNLVEHMKTHTGENPFQCDVCLRRFSRKCNLEEHMATHTSEKPFQCNLCQQNFGHKNALNRHFRIHTGEKPYGCGVCQRRFRVRRHLVDHSRTHAS from the exons ATGCCGGACACATTAGCAGCTTGTCGAGTCTGTCTGGCGGTGGACGTGCGGTTGTTAACAATCGCCGGTTCGCTACAGCTAGTATATGAGAAGATCACCAACAATGCA TTACACGCTGACGGGAAGCCCGTGGTGGCGTGTTATATCTGCCACGCTCAGCTCGACAAGTGCCGCAAGTTGATGCTGACTTCTGAACAGGCAGAAAATGTGCTGGATGCCATATTGCACAGACATTCCGAG ATAACTAAAGAGTCAATAGGCATCATAGACCGCGAGGCTCACGGTCTGTGCGGGTCGCTGCTGCACTGCGGAGCTGTACATTACAATAGTGACCTACCATACCCCATAGTGGTCAAAACTGAACTGGACTCAGATGCCAGTACCGAGTCAGTAAGAATTAAGGTGGAATCTGATAAAG ATCCTCTGCCGATATGCAATATTGATGATATGAAATGGGACTCGGATTTAGAAGACCCTATAACTCTATTGCAGCCGTATGACATAGATATAGAAACAACAGAGCACGCAGAACAAGGAGCAG ATTCTGCGTCGGGATCTTGCAAAGGAAAACCAACGAAAAAAGGTACAAATACAAAGAGACAGTGCAAGTCTCGTAACTCAAACATTCGCAGTGCTCGGGGACCCTACGAGTGTGACATGTGTCAGAGAAGGTTCAAGAACAGTGAACCGTTGAAAATGCATTATAGAACTCATACTGGTGAGAAACCGTACCAATGTGATGTTTGTAATTATCGTTTTAGCGTAAAGAATAATTTGATGAGACACATGAAAACTCACACCGGTGAGAAACCATATCTATGTGACATCTGTCAACGTGGATTCAGCCGCAAGAACCATCTAGTGGGACACGCGCGAACTCACGCAAGCGAGAAACGTAGTACTTTGTATAGTTGTGAAGTATGTGCACGTAGCCTTAGTAGCAAGAGTAATTTAGTGGAACACATGAAGACCCACACCGGTGAGAATCCGTTCCAATGTGACGTTTGTCTACGTCGATTCAGTCGGAAATGTAATTTGGAAGAACACATGGCAACTCACACTAGTGAGAAACCGTTTCAATGTAATTTGTGTCAGCAAAATTTCGGtcataaaaatgctttaaatcGACACTTCCGGATTCACACCGGTGAGAAACCTTACGGATGTGGTGTCTGTCAACGTCGGTTTAGGGTGAGGAGGCATTTGGTGGATCACTCGAGAACTCACGCTAGTTAG
- the LOC128682307 gene encoding ribonuclease H2 subunit C, with amino-acid sequence MSIQVENNLKDSENSEKFEQRVHFLPCKIEEDGPANVHKYFEPYVQENENGELTATFRGRLLNGTKMSLPQGYEAIVVTETKRPLAENADRRFQVAGGFKELTYWNWDKVPSRNDNLVKALDWMDIAEAIHGDD; translated from the exons ATGTCAATAcaagttgaaaataatttaaaggaCTCTGAAAATAGTGAGAAATTTGAACAGCGGGTGCATTTTTTGCCTTGTAAAATTGAAGAGGACGGCCCGGCAAACGTGCACAAATATTTTGAGCCTTACGTGCAAGAAAATGAAAACGGAG aattaaccgCCACATTTAGAGGCCGCTTGCTCAACGGTACCAAAATGAGTCTCCCTCAGGGTTATGAGGCCATTGTTGTGACGGAGACTAAGAGGCCCCTAGCTGAGAATGCTGACAGGAGATTTCAA GTAGCGGGCGGTTTCAAAGAGCTGACTTACTGGAATTGGGACAAGGTGCCATCCAGGAACGACAATCTCGTGAAAGCCCTAGATTGGATGGACATTGCTGAAGCG aTACATGGCGATGATTGA